One segment of Danio aesculapii chromosome 3, fDanAes4.1, whole genome shotgun sequence DNA contains the following:
- the ddx39ab gene encoding DEAD (Asp-Glu-Ala-Asp) box polypeptide 39Ab yields the protein MAENDVENELLDYEEDEEPQGAPESAAPVGKKEVKGSYVSIHSSGFRDFLLKPELLRAIVDCGFEHPSEVQHECIPQAILGMDILCQAKSGMGKTAVFVLATLQQIEPVDGQVSVLVMCHTRELAFQISKEYERFSKYMPTVKVAVFFGGMSIKKDEDVLKKSCPHIVVGTPGRILALVRNKTLNLKNVKHFVLDECDKMLEQLDMRRDVQDIFRLTPHEKQCMMFSATLSKEIRPVCRKFMQDPMEVFVDDETKLTLHGLQQYYCKLKDNEKNRKLFDLLDVLEFNQVVIFVKSVQRCVALSQLLVEQNFPAIAIHRGMAQEERLSRYQQFKDFQRRILVATNLFGRGMDIERVNIVFNYDMPEDSDTYLHRVARAGRFGTKGLAITFVSDETDAKILNDVQDRFEVNVAELPEEIDISTYIEQSR from the exons atgGCTGAGAATGACGTTGAGAACGAGCTGCTGGATTATGAGGAGGACGAGGAGCCTCAGGGAGCCCCAGAAAGCGCTGCCCCGGTGGGCAAGAAGGAGGTGAAGGGCTCGTACGTCTCCATCCACAGCTCCGGCTTCAGAGACTTTCTGCTCAAGCCGGAGCTGCTGAGGGCCATCGTGGACTGCGGATTCGAGCATCCGTCTGAAG tgcAGCACGAGTGTATCCCGCAGGCCATCCTGGGCATGGATATCCTCTGTCAGGCCAAGTCTGGTATGGGGAAGACGGCTGTGTTTGTACTCGCTACCCTGCAGCAAATCGAGCCGGTGGACGGACAG GTGTCGGTGCTGGTCATGTGTCACACGCGAGAGCTGGCCTTTCAGATCAGCAAAGAGTACGAGCGCTTCTCCAAGTACATGCCCACGGTGAAGGTGGCCGTGTTTTTCGGCGGCATGTCCATCAAGAAGGACGAGGATGTGCTGAAGAAGAGCTGCCCTCACATCGTGGTCGGCACGCCGGGGCGAATCCTCGCTCTGGTCCGAAACAAAACCCTCAATCTGAAAAACGTCAAACACTTCGTCCTGGATGAGTGCGATAAGATGCTGGAGCAGCTGG ACATGAGGCGTGATGTTCAGGACATCTTCAGGCTCACTCCTCATGAGAAGCAGTGCATGATGTTCAGCGCCACACTCAGCAAGGAGATCCGGCCCGTCTGTCGCAAGTTCATGCAGGAC CCAATGGAGGTGTTTGTGGACGACGAGACAAAACTGACTCTTCATGGTCTGCAGCAATACTACTGCAAACTGAAGGACAACGAGAAGAACCGCAAGCTCTTCGACCTGCTCGACGTGCTGGAGTTCAACCAG GTGGTGATATTCGTGAAGTCTGTCCAGCGTTGTGTGGCGCTCTCACAGTTACTGGTGGAGCAGAATTTCCCAGCCATCGCCATCCACAGAGGAATGGCCCAGGAGGAGCG ATTGTCCCGGTATCAGCAGTTTAAAGACTTTCAGAGGAGGATCCTGGTGGCCACAAACCTGTTTGGACGAGGAATGGACATCGAGAGAGTCAACATCGTCTTCAACTACGACATGCCGGAGGACTCAGACACGTATCTCCACAGG GTGGCTCGTGCGGGTCGTTTCGGCACCAAGGGTTTGGCCATCACATTTGTGTCAGACGAGACGGACGCCAAGATCCTGAATGATGTGCAGGACAGATTTGAAGTCAACGTGGCCGAGTTACCAGAGGAGATCGACATTTCCACTTACA